The following coding sequences are from one Rattus norvegicus strain BN/NHsdMcwi chromosome 11, GRCr8, whole genome shotgun sequence window:
- the LOC120095562 gene encoding keratin-associated protein 20-2-like, with product MATSTLQKHCLSFSEHSTPDTMCYYSGYYGGLGYGYGGLGCGYGCGYGGYGYGCCRPLCCTRYWSYGFY from the coding sequence ATGGCTACATCCACACTCCAGAAACACTGCTTATCTTTCTCTGAACACTCTACTCCTGACACCATGTGCTACTATAGTGGATACTATGGAGGTCTGGGCTATGGCTATGGAGGCCTAGgctgtggctatggctgtggTTATGGTGGCTATGGTTATGGCTGCTGCCGCCCACTGTGCTGTACAAGATACTGGTCTTATGGCTTCTACTGA
- the LOC102552244 gene encoding keratin-associated protein 20-2-like yields MCYYGGYYGGLGYGYGGLGCGYGCGYGCGYGCGYGGYGYGCCRPLCCRRYWSYGFY; encoded by the coding sequence ATGTGTTACTATGGTGGATACTATGGAGGCCTGGGCTATGGCTATGGAGGCCTAGGCTGTGGCTATGGTtgtggctatggctgtggctatggctgtggctatGGTGGCTATGGTTATGGCTGCTGCCGCCCACTGTGCTGTAGAAGATACTGGTCCTATGGTTTCTACTGA